One part of the Corynebacterium aurimucosum ATCC 700975 genome encodes these proteins:
- a CDS encoding replication-associated recombination protein A: MGQESLFGDDQSAPRLPGGPDMFATHSGSPLAARMRPQSLDEVVGQKHLLEPGTPLRRLVEGSGEASVILYGPPGTGKTTLASLIASSLGDNFIGLSALDSGVKQVREVITHARRELIEGRRTVLFIDEVHRFSKTQQDALLAAVENRTVLLVAATTENPSFSVVAPLLSRSLLLHLEPLDDASLRSLAERALKSERGLAGRITATEDALDQLVLLAGGDARRTLTYLEAAAEAVPDGGELTVDILKDNVNRAVVRYDRDGDQHYDVVSAFIKSIRGSDVDAALHYLARMIEAGEDPRFIARRLIVHASEDIGMADPTALPTAVAAAEAAALIGLPEARIPLAQATIHLATAPKSNSVINAINAAQADVQAGKSGHVPPHLRDGHYEGAKRLGNAVGYQYPHDDPRGVLAQQYLPETLADAEYYQPTDHGAEKRVLEYLGRLRDVIRGRRR, encoded by the coding sequence ATGGGGCAGGAGTCACTCTTCGGCGATGACCAGTCAGCGCCACGCCTGCCGGGTGGCCCCGATATGTTTGCAACTCATTCCGGCTCACCCCTTGCCGCGCGCATGCGGCCGCAGAGCCTTGATGAAGTGGTGGGGCAGAAGCACCTACTGGAGCCGGGGACCCCGTTACGCCGGTTGGTGGAGGGTTCTGGGGAAGCCTCAGTCATCCTGTACGGCCCGCCGGGAACCGGAAAAACAACGCTAGCCTCCCTCATCGCTTCCTCGTTGGGGGATAACTTCATTGGGCTTTCTGCTCTGGACTCTGGTGTTAAGCAAGTCCGCGAAGTGATTACTCATGCGCGCCGCGAACTCATCGAAGGCCGCCGCACGGTGCTCTTCATCGATGAGGTACACCGCTTCTCCAAAACCCAGCAGGATGCATTGCTGGCGGCCGTCGAGAACCGTACTGTCCTTCTCGTGGCCGCGACCACCGAGAATCCTTCGTTCTCTGTGGTGGCGCCGCTGCTTTCGCGTTCGCTGCTGCTGCACTTGGAGCCGCTTGATGACGCCTCCCTTCGCAGCCTCGCGGAGCGGGCGCTGAAGAGTGAGCGCGGTTTGGCAGGGCGAATCACCGCTACGGAAGACGCTCTGGATCAGCTGGTGCTACTCGCCGGTGGTGATGCTCGACGCACACTGACCTACCTCGAGGCGGCTGCCGAAGCGGTGCCGGATGGCGGCGAGCTCACCGTCGACATTCTCAAAGACAACGTCAACCGCGCGGTGGTGCGTTATGACCGTGACGGGGACCAACACTATGACGTTGTCTCCGCCTTTATTAAGTCCATCCGCGGTTCCGATGTGGACGCCGCGTTGCACTACCTCGCCCGCATGATTGAGGCCGGCGAAGACCCGCGGTTCATCGCGCGCCGGCTCATCGTGCATGCCTCCGAGGATATCGGGATGGCCGATCCCACCGCTTTGCCCACCGCTGTGGCCGCCGCGGAGGCCGCGGCGCTGATTGGCCTGCCCGAGGCGCGCATCCCGCTGGCGCAGGCCACGATCCACCTGGCCACGGCGCCGAAGTCGAACTCCGTTATTAATGCCATCAACGCTGCCCAAGCCGATGTCCAGGCCGGTAAGAGCGGGCATGTCCCGCCACACCTGCGCGACGGCCACTACGAGGGCGCCAAGCGGTTGGGAAACGCCGTGGGCTACCAGTACCCGCATGATGATCCACGTGGTGTGCTAGCCCAGCAGTATTTGCCGGAGACGCTGGCCGATGCCGAGTATTATCAGCCCACCGACCACGGTGCGGAAAAACGGGTGCTCGAGTACCTGGGGAGGTTGCGGGACGTCATCCGGGGGCGGCGTCGCTAA
- a CDS encoding phosphotransferase yields MNSSAADAVVAEASLMISRRYGGEPELSDIQQLTGSGNAVVLRARTTPSAFFPHRSVVIKYNPVTGHTIDDAALLREVVAYQFTTALSEEVRPGPVLLAHDVEKRILVLTDAGDGDTLADTLAHSSDEERGELLRSLGSALGKMHAGTAGREEDYEALLNRQLRRHPEYAEHQALRDDSLKSSIMIGADILSEAGLEPPEHFRELARSAMQSFSSGRNRAFTPFDLSPDNIIAGTTLTFLDYEWAGFRNVGFDVACVVAGFPQFLFSRPITDSEADVFIQAWQRRIVDVWPQFADEKTLHELLVACLIGWALSSVTTMYAGGIEGVVALAEGNAEIYRDPRRSLLRRSDQGPFTEDEALIRRDLYETFEALSRFAAQCKNDGCSAVAAFGRAVASRLRES; encoded by the coding sequence ATGAATAGTTCTGCGGCTGATGCCGTGGTGGCGGAAGCATCGCTGATGATTTCCCGCCGCTATGGCGGCGAGCCTGAGCTGAGTGATATTCAACAGCTCACCGGCTCGGGCAATGCTGTGGTGCTTCGTGCCCGCACGACACCAAGTGCCTTCTTTCCACATCGGTCGGTCGTCATCAAGTACAACCCGGTCACCGGGCACACTATTGATGACGCTGCGCTTCTACGCGAAGTGGTGGCCTATCAATTCACCACGGCGCTGTCCGAAGAGGTCCGCCCCGGCCCAGTCCTGCTTGCGCACGATGTAGAAAAGCGCATCCTCGTCCTCACCGACGCGGGCGATGGCGACACCTTGGCGGATACCCTCGCCCACAGCAGCGATGAGGAGCGCGGCGAGCTGCTCCGATCCCTGGGCAGCGCGCTGGGCAAGATGCACGCAGGAACGGCGGGGCGCGAGGAGGATTACGAGGCCCTGCTGAACCGTCAGCTGCGCCGGCATCCTGAATACGCTGAGCACCAGGCGCTGCGTGATGATTCGCTGAAAAGCTCCATCATGATCGGCGCTGATATTCTCAGTGAGGCCGGACTGGAACCGCCGGAGCATTTCCGCGAATTGGCTCGCAGCGCCATGCAGAGCTTTAGCTCTGGCCGCAACCGCGCTTTTACTCCTTTCGATCTGTCTCCAGACAACATCATTGCGGGGACAACGCTAACCTTCCTGGATTATGAATGGGCTGGTTTCCGTAACGTTGGTTTCGATGTGGCCTGCGTTGTTGCTGGTTTCCCGCAATTCCTGTTCTCACGGCCGATTACCGATAGTGAAGCGGATGTCTTCATCCAAGCCTGGCAACGCCGCATCGTTGATGTGTGGCCCCAGTTTGCTGATGAGAAGACACTGCATGAATTGCTCGTGGCCTGCCTCATCGGCTGGGCTCTGTCGAGCGTGACCACCATGTATGCCGGTGGGATCGAAGGTGTTGTAGCTCTGGCGGAGGGCAATGCCGAGATTTATCGTGACCCGCGTCGCTCGCTGCTTCGTCGCTCCGATCAGGGCCCCTTCACCGAAGATGAGGCTCTCATCCGCCGTGATCTTTATGAAACCTTTGAGGCGCTGTCGCGGTTTGCCGCGCAGTGCAAGAATGATGGATGTTCCGCGGTGGCCGCTTTTGGCCGCGCAGTAGCTTCCCGTCTCCGGGAGTCCTGA
- the aspS gene encoding aspartate--tRNA ligase, producing MLRTHLAGELRKEMAGETVTLTGWVARRRDHGGVIFIDLRDRSGVAQVVFRESEVAERAHDLRSEYCVKVTGVVEPRPEGSANANLASGEIEVNVSDLEVLNKSAALPFQIDDPSSSGEVGEETRLKYRYLDLRRERQHEALRLRSAANRAAREVLDSHDFTEIETPTLTRSTPEGARDFLVPARLKPGSWYALPQSPQLFKQLLMVAGMERYYQIARCYRDEDFRADRQPEFTQLDVEMSFVDQDDVIALAEEIVSALWKLIGYEIKTPIPRMTYADAMKYYGSDKPDLRFDIKIVECTEFFKDTTFRVFQNEYVGAVVMEGGASQPRRQFDAWQEWAKQRGAKGLAYITIAEDGTLGGPVAKNITDAEREGIAEHVGAKPGDAIFFAAGDVKSSRALLGAARGEIAKKLDLIKDGDWAFTWVVDAPLFEPAADATASGDVALGHSKWTAVHHAFTSPKPEYLDSFDENPGEALAYAYDIVCNGNEIGGGSIRIHDQDVQKRVFDVMGIGEEEAQEKFGFLLDAFQFGAPPHGGIAFGWDRIVSLLGGFDSIRDVIAFPKSGGGVDPLTDAPGTIPAEQRKETGVDFKPEKAAKAAQGEKAGKES from the coding sequence GTGCTGCGTACACATTTGGCAGGCGAATTGCGCAAGGAGATGGCAGGGGAGACCGTCACTCTGACGGGTTGGGTCGCTCGCCGTCGCGACCATGGCGGTGTTATCTTCATTGACCTGCGTGACCGCTCTGGCGTTGCCCAGGTGGTTTTCCGCGAATCTGAAGTAGCTGAGCGTGCCCACGATCTGCGTTCTGAATACTGCGTCAAGGTTACCGGCGTTGTGGAGCCGCGCCCGGAAGGCTCGGCTAACGCAAACCTGGCATCTGGTGAGATTGAGGTTAATGTCTCGGATTTGGAGGTGCTCAACAAGTCCGCAGCGCTGCCGTTCCAGATCGATGACCCGTCTTCTTCCGGTGAGGTCGGTGAAGAGACCCGTCTGAAGTACCGCTACCTGGACCTGCGCCGTGAGCGCCAGCACGAGGCTCTGCGCCTGCGCTCTGCCGCTAACCGCGCCGCCCGCGAAGTTCTGGACAGCCATGACTTCACCGAGATCGAAACCCCGACCCTGACCCGTTCCACCCCGGAGGGCGCACGTGACTTCCTCGTGCCCGCCCGCCTCAAGCCGGGCAGCTGGTATGCACTTCCGCAGTCCCCGCAGCTGTTCAAGCAGCTTCTCATGGTGGCCGGCATGGAGCGCTACTACCAGATTGCTCGCTGCTACCGCGATGAGGACTTCCGCGCGGACCGCCAGCCTGAATTTACGCAGCTCGATGTCGAGATGTCCTTCGTGGACCAGGACGATGTTATTGCCCTAGCGGAAGAGATTGTATCCGCTCTTTGGAAGCTCATCGGTTATGAGATTAAGACGCCGATTCCGCGCATGACCTATGCCGACGCCATGAAGTACTACGGATCTGACAAGCCGGACCTGCGCTTCGACATCAAGATCGTGGAGTGCACCGAGTTCTTCAAGGACACCACTTTCCGTGTCTTCCAGAACGAGTATGTCGGTGCTGTTGTCATGGAAGGCGGAGCTTCCCAGCCGCGCCGTCAGTTCGACGCTTGGCAGGAATGGGCGAAGCAGCGCGGTGCGAAGGGCCTGGCTTATATCACCATCGCTGAGGATGGCACCCTGGGCGGCCCAGTGGCCAAGAACATCACTGACGCCGAGCGCGAAGGCATTGCCGAGCACGTTGGTGCTAAGCCGGGTGACGCCATCTTCTTCGCCGCCGGTGATGTAAAGTCTTCTCGTGCTCTGCTGGGTGCAGCGCGCGGTGAGATTGCAAAGAAGCTGGACCTCATCAAGGACGGCGACTGGGCCTTCACCTGGGTCGTGGACGCACCGCTCTTCGAGCCCGCCGCTGATGCCACCGCTTCGGGCGACGTGGCTCTGGGCCACTCCAAGTGGACGGCAGTCCACCACGCCTTTACCTCGCCGAAGCCGGAGTACCTGGATAGCTTTGATGAGAATCCGGGAGAGGCCTTGGCCTATGCCTATGACATCGTCTGCAACGGCAACGAAATCGGCGGCGGCTCCATCCGTATCCACGACCAGGATGTGCAAAAGCGCGTCTTCGATGTCATGGGTATCGGTGAAGAGGAAGCACAGGAGAAGTTCGGCTTCCTGCTCGATGCTTTCCAGTTCGGTGCCCCGCCGCATGGCGGCATCGCTTTCGGTTGGGACCGCATTGTCTCCCTGCTGGGCGGATTCGATTCCATCCGCGACGTCATTGCCTTCCCGAAGTCGGGCGGCGGCGTGGATCCGTTGACCGATGCTCCGGGCACCATCCCTGCTGAGCAGCGCAAGGAGACCGGCGTGGACTTCAAGCCGGAAAAGGCCGCTAAGGCTGCACAGGGTGAGAAGGCTGGAAAGGAGTCTTAA
- a CDS encoding neutral zinc metallopeptidase — protein MTFKSGANFDGKRASSGGGGRGGMIATGGGIGSLLLIGLYLLLGGDPGAITGSDPQTDQTQVGPEESGEDAFAHCQTAEDGNKYDDCRVMFAAQSVDKVWARELPEQAGIDYVEPGRVIFNNTTMSGCGQASGATGPFYCPADESAYFDTAFFDQLRNFGGENAPLAQMYIVAHEFGHHIQKLEGTLSLSNYNEPGEDSNAVKVELQADCYAGLWAHYADEGEDALLETITEQQVTDAVNTARAVGDDNIQRRSGGEVRPDMWTHGSSEDRAQAFLAGYNTGKMEQCDTLGRGVYKS, from the coding sequence ATGACTTTTAAATCTGGCGCCAATTTTGATGGTAAGCGAGCTAGCTCCGGCGGTGGAGGCCGCGGCGGCATGATCGCTACCGGCGGCGGCATTGGCTCTCTCCTTCTTATTGGTCTCTATCTACTCCTCGGCGGCGATCCTGGCGCCATCACCGGAAGCGATCCCCAGACCGACCAGACTCAGGTGGGACCAGAGGAAAGCGGCGAAGACGCATTTGCGCACTGCCAAACTGCCGAGGACGGCAATAAGTACGACGATTGCCGCGTCATGTTTGCCGCCCAGTCCGTCGACAAGGTCTGGGCACGCGAACTACCCGAGCAAGCCGGCATTGACTACGTCGAGCCCGGCCGCGTCATCTTCAACAACACCACCATGTCGGGCTGCGGCCAGGCTTCGGGCGCCACGGGCCCGTTCTACTGCCCAGCGGATGAGTCGGCCTACTTCGACACCGCCTTCTTTGATCAGCTCCGCAATTTCGGCGGCGAGAATGCCCCTCTGGCCCAGATGTACATCGTGGCCCACGAATTTGGCCACCACATTCAAAAGCTGGAAGGCACGCTCAGCTTGTCCAACTACAACGAGCCCGGCGAGGATTCCAACGCGGTGAAGGTTGAGCTGCAAGCTGATTGCTATGCCGGCCTCTGGGCGCACTACGCCGATGAGGGCGAAGACGCTCTGCTCGAGACGATTACTGAGCAACAAGTAACCGATGCCGTCAACACCGCTCGCGCTGTGGGCGATGACAACATCCAGCGCCGCTCGGGCGGCGAAGTACGCCCGGACATGTGGACGCACGGCTCCTCTGAGGACCGCGCTCAGGCCTTCCTCGCTGGATATAACACCGGCAAGATGGAACAGTGCGACACCTTGGGCCGAGGCGTATATAAGTCTTAA
- a CDS encoding inorganic phosphate transporter, with translation MSTATPTMPDLESMNGKNKDWIWHLFFGAITAVTLIFFIIWSNGEVAEGANRVVLVTAIIFAVFMAFNIGGNDVANSFGTSVGAGTLSMKQALAVAAVFEVSGAILAGGEVTDTVRSGIVDLEAIDGLDPMEFVYIMMASLLGAAIWLLVATRMGWPVSTTHSIVGGIVGAALTVGFITGKGGMDMVQWGGIGTIAFSWVLSPVLGGVAAFLLFKWIKTSILVYNDAADERLREIKVRRAALRKEHKTRFERMNELQQISYTNAMARDAALTAEDDYDPEALESDYYRDLHNLNKDLEDINAHRALENWVPLLAALGAIIISAMMLFKGLKNTGVDFSTLETFLVMGMIGAVVWMAVFIFARSLKKKSLSRSTFLLFSWMQVFTASAFAFSHGSNDIANAIGPFAAVFDVLQTNQISDEVTVPLPVMVAMGIALISGLWFIGRFVIQTVGSGLTQMHPSSGFAAELAAAAVVMAASLLGLPVSSTHILIGAVLGVGIVNRAANWKLMKPIALAWVITLPAAAAIAAVTVSILRVAF, from the coding sequence TTGAGCACCGCCACGCCGACGATGCCTGACCTCGAATCGATGAATGGCAAGAACAAGGACTGGATCTGGCACCTGTTCTTCGGCGCCATCACCGCAGTCACGCTGATCTTCTTCATCATTTGGAGCAACGGAGAGGTTGCTGAGGGGGCTAATCGCGTAGTCCTGGTTACAGCAATCATCTTCGCCGTATTCATGGCCTTCAACATTGGCGGCAATGACGTCGCCAACTCCTTCGGTACCTCCGTGGGTGCAGGAACCTTGTCGATGAAGCAGGCCCTCGCGGTCGCAGCAGTCTTCGAGGTATCCGGCGCCATCCTCGCAGGCGGTGAGGTGACCGATACCGTCCGCTCCGGCATCGTGGACCTGGAAGCGATTGACGGGCTCGACCCCATGGAGTTCGTCTACATCATGATGGCCTCGCTGCTTGGCGCTGCCATCTGGCTGCTCGTCGCTACCCGCATGGGCTGGCCGGTTTCCACGACACACTCCATCGTCGGCGGTATCGTCGGCGCCGCACTGACCGTCGGCTTCATCACCGGCAAGGGCGGCATGGACATGGTGCAGTGGGGCGGCATTGGCACCATCGCTTTCTCCTGGGTACTTTCCCCTGTTCTTGGTGGTGTTGCCGCCTTCCTGCTCTTCAAGTGGATCAAGACTTCCATCTTGGTGTACAACGACGCCGCGGACGAGCGCCTGCGCGAGATCAAGGTTCGCCGCGCCGCGCTGCGCAAGGAGCACAAGACCCGCTTCGAGCGCATGAACGAGCTGCAGCAGATTTCCTACACCAACGCCATGGCCCGTGATGCCGCCCTCACTGCGGAAGATGATTACGACCCAGAGGCTCTCGAGTCCGACTACTACCGGGATTTGCACAACCTCAACAAGGATCTCGAGGACATTAATGCGCACCGCGCACTGGAGAACTGGGTCCCGCTGCTGGCCGCTTTGGGCGCCATCATTATCTCCGCGATGATGCTCTTCAAGGGGCTGAAGAACACCGGCGTTGACTTTTCCACCCTGGAGACCTTCCTGGTCATGGGCATGATTGGCGCCGTGGTCTGGATGGCTGTGTTCATCTTCGCCCGCTCCCTGAAGAAGAAGTCCCTGTCGCGCTCGACCTTCCTTCTCTTCTCTTGGATGCAGGTCTTTACTGCTTCGGCTTTCGCGTTCTCACATGGCTCGAACGATATCGCTAACGCGATTGGCCCCTTTGCCGCCGTCTTCGACGTCCTGCAGACGAACCAGATTTCCGATGAAGTCACTGTCCCCCTCCCAGTCATGGTGGCCATGGGTATCGCCCTGATTTCTGGCCTCTGGTTTATTGGACGCTTCGTTATCCAGACGGTCGGTTCGGGCCTGACTCAGATGCACCCCTCCTCCGGTTTCGCCGCTGAGCTGGCCGCCGCTGCCGTCGTCATGGCAGCGTCCCTCCTGGGCCTGCCGGTTTCCTCAACCCACATCCTCATCGGTGCTGTCCTTGGTGTCGGCATTGTAAACCGCGCCGCCAACTGGAAACTGATGAAGCCCATCGCCCTCGCGTGGGTTATCACGCTCCCGGCAGCAGCAGCCATCGCAGCCGTGACGGTTTCTATCCTGCGCGTCGCCTTCTAA
- a CDS encoding CBS domain-containing protein — MSDNSLARFFSAFNDIEQFLRQAIGAKNSDSFWWIVDRAHDKHLLGKRQAEQLKDFGNLRNAIAHGRYFDGAPIATPHPQVITQLENLQRLLTDPPTAQSLLSGRDVTILAPDTPIMEALRLINQTGYSQIPIYDSGAYQALLTTNVIARWIAADLGDDGVVNAASISAVLEFAEKKDRAEFLPRTASAQEVIDALTEPTTDGVHASAVLLTEHGKPSQRPLAIATPGISQYWSTPSSGNNLLVHYC; from the coding sequence ATGAGCGATAACTCCCTGGCCAGATTCTTTTCCGCCTTCAACGACATTGAACAATTTCTCCGCCAGGCTATTGGGGCAAAGAATTCAGATTCTTTCTGGTGGATTGTTGATCGCGCACACGACAAGCATCTGTTAGGCAAACGCCAAGCAGAACAGCTGAAGGACTTTGGCAACCTACGTAATGCCATTGCCCATGGCCGCTACTTCGACGGCGCACCCATCGCTACCCCACACCCACAGGTCATCACGCAACTGGAAAACCTGCAACGCCTTCTCACGGATCCGCCTACGGCGCAGTCCCTTCTTTCCGGCCGTGACGTGACCATCCTTGCCCCCGATACCCCGATTATGGAAGCCTTACGACTTATTAACCAGACCGGCTACTCGCAAATTCCAATCTACGATTCAGGGGCATACCAGGCGCTTCTCACGACCAACGTCATTGCCCGGTGGATTGCGGCCGATTTAGGAGACGATGGCGTGGTCAACGCGGCGTCAATCAGCGCCGTCTTGGAATTCGCCGAGAAGAAGGACCGCGCCGAGTTTCTACCCCGCACAGCCAGCGCGCAAGAGGTCATCGACGCTCTCACAGAACCCACTACAGATGGCGTCCATGCCAGCGCAGTCCTCCTCACCGAGCACGGAAAGCCTTCGCAGCGTCCGCTGGCCATCGCGACACCGGGGATCTCGCAATATTGGTCGACGCCCTCGAGTGGGAATAATCTCCTGGTACATTATTGTTGA